A window of Haliscomenobacter hydrossis DSM 1100 contains these coding sequences:
- a CDS encoding bifunctional metallophosphatase/5'-nucleotidase, whose amino-acid sequence MKKLMPIGLLLLLPLLWGCAVKAPQRTPQPIDFILLQLNDVYEIAPLEGGNAGGLARVASLRKDLLKETPNVVTVIAGDFLSPSLIANLSLETGEKIAGLQMVETLNAMGLDYATFGNHEFDLRDSALLQKRINQCNFRYVTANVRRVYTGGAIAPFKQMVKGKSELVPDFITHTFKNNLGDSMRLALTGLLLPFTKRPYVHYLPIEENFRRVITQAKTQSDVLVALTHLSAADDRALAAAVPGVPLFMGGHDHTHQDHYVENTIITKADANAKTVYIHRCRFDPQSKLLRIQSSLKYINPSIPSDPTTQAVVDKWVSKVDQTLRSNGYQPELKLADLKETLECKESDIRSRQTNFGDMTVQAMENAWPGADAYLINSGSMRMDDDLSGSITVYDVVRSFPFGGGFARQELPGSELKNLLDVGLEKNRGEGGYLQVGHISKVNGNWQIRGKAIDDKQLYKIVISSFVAGGSEANLGFLAKYKADEPKMLTTIKGKQVKNDVRDVVIEFYTGF is encoded by the coding sequence CAACTCAATGATGTATACGAAATAGCGCCACTGGAAGGTGGCAATGCCGGTGGACTCGCCAGGGTAGCCAGCCTGCGCAAAGACTTGCTCAAAGAGACCCCCAACGTGGTTACCGTCATCGCCGGAGATTTTCTTTCACCCAGTCTTATCGCCAATTTGAGTCTTGAAACTGGCGAAAAAATTGCTGGCCTGCAAATGGTTGAGACCCTTAATGCGATGGGCCTGGATTACGCAACTTTTGGCAATCACGAGTTTGATTTGCGGGATTCTGCGTTATTACAAAAAAGAATCAACCAATGCAATTTCCGTTATGTAACGGCCAATGTGCGGAGGGTCTATACTGGTGGAGCGATTGCTCCTTTCAAACAAATGGTCAAGGGAAAATCGGAGCTTGTGCCCGATTTCATTACCCACACTTTTAAAAACAACCTGGGTGATTCCATGCGTTTAGCCCTTACTGGTCTTTTGTTGCCATTTACCAAACGACCTTATGTGCACTATTTGCCGATAGAAGAAAATTTCCGTCGGGTTATTACTCAAGCCAAAACCCAAAGCGATGTCTTAGTGGCGCTCACTCACCTCTCCGCAGCCGATGACCGGGCCCTGGCCGCAGCCGTACCTGGAGTTCCTCTGTTCATGGGGGGGCATGACCACACCCACCAGGATCACTATGTGGAAAATACCATCATCACAAAGGCGGATGCCAATGCCAAAACGGTGTACATCCACCGCTGTCGTTTTGATCCACAATCCAAACTCTTGCGCATCCAGTCTTCGTTAAAATACATCAACCCTTCCATTCCTTCTGACCCGACGACCCAGGCAGTAGTAGACAAATGGGTGTCCAAAGTTGACCAAACCCTGCGCAGCAACGGGTATCAGCCGGAACTCAAGCTGGCCGACCTCAAAGAAACCCTGGAATGTAAGGAGAGCGATATCCGCAGCAGACAAACCAACTTTGGGGACATGACGGTTCAGGCCATGGAAAATGCCTGGCCTGGTGCTGACGCTTACCTGATCAACTCGGGTTCCATGCGTATGGACGACGACTTATCCGGATCCATCACCGTTTATGATGTCGTGCGGTCTTTTCCTTTCGGCGGTGGTTTTGCCCGTCAAGAACTGCCCGGATCGGAATTGAAAAACCTGCTCGACGTGGGTTTGGAAAAAAATCGGGGGGAAGGAGGCTATTTACAAGTAGGACACATCAGCAAAGTCAATGGCAACTGGCAGATTCGTGGCAAGGCCATCGACGACAAACAACTCTATAAAATAGTGATTTCATCATTTGTTGCCGGAGGCAGCGAAGCCAACCTGGGCTTTCTGGCCAAGTACAAAGCCGATGAACCCAAAATGCTTACCACCATTAAAGGCAAGCAGGTCAAGAATGATGTGCGGGATGTGGTGATTGAGTTTTACACAGGGTTTTAG